A portion of the Desulfotignum phosphitoxidans DSM 13687 genome contains these proteins:
- a CDS encoding acetoacetate--CoA ligase → MPEKLWEPSEQRIQSTNMYGFMTRVNEKFNQHFTDYPGLWEWSVTNLEDFWATAWDFLDIKVSAPYHTVIQDKDKMPGAKFFAGSKLNFAENLLRFRDDRTALVFRGEDTVRRTLTYNQLYDEVAQTAAALKAMGVKAGDRVVGFVPNMPESIIAMLAATSLGAVWSSCSPDFGIKGVLDRFGQTRPKVLFTADGYFFKGKPLSSIERIAGIVAELPSIEKIVVVPYISDTPDISALPNAVHYADFKDASAKDIEFVQMNFDDPLYIMYSSGTTGLPKCMVQGIGGVLVHQKKELVLHTDLKKEDTIFYFTTCGWMMWNWLTASLSVGATLVLYDGNPFHPGPDALWQMAQDEKITVFGTSAGYIEALKNAGVKPGSQFDLAPLKSVLSTGSPLSDENFKFVYAHVKSDLQLASISGGSDLNGCFALGNPIGPVYTGELQCRGLGMAVYAYDDNGQPVVDQQAELVCTAPFPSMPIYFWGDEDGSKYHSAYFDQFPGIWTHGDFIKVTPRGGVIMFGRSDATLNPGGVRIGTAEIYRRLDAMPELEDSVVVGQSWNNDVRVILFVKLAQGYDLTPELEAKIRADIRANASPRHVPAKIIACPDVPYTLNMKKVELAVKKVIEGKEVKNKDALKNPEALDFFEDLTELKS, encoded by the coding sequence ATGCCTGAAAAACTGTGGGAACCTTCTGAACAAAGGATCCAGTCCACCAACATGTACGGGTTCATGACCCGGGTGAATGAAAAATTCAATCAGCACTTCACAGACTACCCCGGGCTGTGGGAATGGTCAGTAACCAATCTGGAGGATTTCTGGGCCACGGCCTGGGATTTTCTGGACATCAAGGTATCTGCGCCCTATCACACAGTGATCCAGGACAAAGACAAAATGCCGGGGGCGAAATTTTTTGCGGGCAGCAAACTCAATTTTGCCGAAAACCTGCTCCGGTTCAGAGATGACCGCACGGCCCTGGTGTTCAGAGGAGAGGATACCGTCCGCCGGACATTGACCTACAACCAGCTGTATGACGAAGTGGCCCAGACGGCGGCGGCCCTCAAGGCCATGGGTGTGAAGGCCGGAGACCGGGTGGTGGGATTCGTGCCCAACATGCCGGAAAGTATTATTGCCATGCTGGCGGCCACCAGCCTTGGGGCGGTGTGGTCTTCCTGCTCGCCGGATTTCGGCATCAAAGGGGTGCTGGACCGGTTCGGCCAGACCCGGCCCAAAGTGCTGTTCACGGCGGACGGGTATTTCTTCAAAGGCAAACCCTTATCCTCCATCGAGCGCATCGCCGGCATTGTGGCGGAACTGCCTTCCATTGAAAAAATCGTGGTGGTGCCTTATATCAGCGATACCCCGGACATTAGTGCATTGCCCAATGCCGTGCACTATGCGGATTTTAAGGACGCTTCCGCCAAAGACATCGAGTTTGTGCAGATGAACTTTGATGATCCCTTGTACATCATGTATTCGTCGGGCACCACAGGGTTGCCCAAGTGCATGGTTCAGGGCATCGGCGGGGTCCTGGTCCATCAGAAAAAAGAACTGGTGCTTCACACGGATCTGAAAAAAGAGGACACCATTTTTTATTTCACCACCTGCGGGTGGATGATGTGGAACTGGCTCACCGCCAGCCTGTCCGTGGGTGCCACCCTGGTGCTGTATGACGGCAACCCGTTCCACCCCGGACCCGATGCTTTGTGGCAAATGGCCCAGGATGAAAAAATCACGGTGTTCGGCACCAGTGCCGGCTATATCGAAGCGTTGAAAAACGCCGGGGTCAAGCCGGGAAGCCAGTTTGACCTGGCCCCGCTCAAATCCGTGCTGTCCACGGGCTCGCCTTTGTCGGATGAAAACTTTAAATTTGTGTATGCGCATGTGAAATCCGATTTGCAGCTGGCCTCCATTTCCGGGGGATCGGATCTGAACGGGTGCTTTGCCTTAGGCAATCCCATCGGACCGGTGTATACGGGGGAACTTCAATGCAGGGGCTTAGGTATGGCCGTATATGCCTATGATGACAACGGACAGCCCGTGGTGGACCAGCAGGCGGAACTGGTGTGCACGGCCCCGTTCCCGTCCATGCCCATCTATTTCTGGGGAGACGAGGACGGGTCCAAATACCATTCTGCGTATTTTGACCAGTTCCCGGGCATCTGGACCCACGGGGATTTCATCAAGGTCACCCCCAGAGGCGGGGTGATCATGTTCGGCCGGTCCGATGCCACGTTGAACCCGGGCGGGGTCCGCATCGGCACGGCAGAGATATACCGCCGCCTGGACGCCATGCCCGAGCTCGAAGATTCCGTGGTGGTGGGCCAGTCCTGGAACAATGATGTCCGGGTCATTTTGTTTGTGAAACTGGCACAGGGATATGACCTCACCCCAGAGCTGGAAGCAAAAATCCGGGCCGACATCCGGGCCAATGCCTCGCCCCGGCATGTGCCGGCAAAAATCATTGCCTGCCCGGACGTGCCCTATACCCTGAACATGAAAAAAGTGGAACTGGCCGTGAAAAAAGTGATCGAAGGCAAAGAAGTCAAAAACAAGGATGCCCTGAAAAATCCGGAAGCCCTGGATTTTTTTGAGGATCTGACTGAACTTAAATCCTGA
- a CDS encoding class I SAM-dependent methyltransferase, with the protein MESFVRDHYHAKNLLDKIDAGLTAAGKDPKQIDIRDLAPVDQLHTGGIRGTTALLEQLDIPAGFHVLDAGCGLGGTCRVMAKTCGCDVTGIDLSPDYIEAARVLTHRTGLAERIQFKAGSILALPDVIGPFDLILCQHILMNISDKQAAIQQFVRHLKPKGKIILHEIVAGSHPELALPVPWAASADISFLEPWETLLAGFTDNGFTLETFIDATAIGTRYWQKAKEFALKNADVPRALGPHLVFGDMAARFPFTMSQNFETRAVKLVEAVLTRH; encoded by the coding sequence ATGGAATCTTTTGTCCGTGACCATTATCATGCCAAAAACCTGCTCGACAAAATCGATGCCGGGCTCACCGCCGCCGGAAAAGACCCGAAACAGATTGATATCCGGGATCTGGCACCCGTGGATCAGCTGCACACGGGCGGGATCCGGGGCACCACCGCCCTGCTGGAACAACTGGATATTCCGGCTGGTTTTCATGTGCTGGACGCCGGATGCGGCCTGGGCGGCACCTGCCGGGTCATGGCAAAAACCTGCGGGTGTGATGTGACGGGCATCGATTTGTCACCGGACTATATTGAAGCGGCCCGGGTTCTGACCCACCGTACCGGGCTTGCGGAGCGGATACAGTTTAAGGCCGGCTCCATTCTGGCCCTGCCGGACGTCATCGGCCCTTTTGATCTGATCCTGTGCCAGCATATCCTGATGAACATTTCAGACAAACAGGCAGCCATTCAGCAGTTTGTCCGGCACCTCAAGCCGAAAGGAAAAATCATCCTGCATGAAATCGTGGCCGGGAGCCATCCGGAGCTGGCATTGCCCGTGCCCTGGGCCGCCTCGGCCGACATCTCGTTTCTGGAACCCTGGGAAACACTATTGGCCGGCTTCACAGACAACGGGTTCACACTGGAAACATTCATCGATGCCACGGCCATTGGGACCCGGTACTGGCAGAAAGCAAAGGAATTTGCCCTGAAAAATGCGGACGTTCCCCGGGCCTTAGGACCGCATCTGGTGTTCGGCGATATGGCGGCCCGGTTTCCGTTTACCATGTCCCAGAATTTTGAAACCCGTGCCGTCAAACTGGTTGAAGCCGTTCTGACACGGCATTGA
- a CDS encoding bifunctional acetyl-CoA hydrolase/transferase family protein/GNAT family N-acetyltransferase produces MADSNHFSWDERLISPRNVLNHIKPGMTIFIGTGPAAPRTLIKTLLDVDSHNIRDLELVQLAVLGDTVLSVDRLNAPNHRLTTFFSGYVAWDTISSGQVDLIPAFYSEIPRVIKSGKLDIDVAIIQITPPDDNGYCSLGVAVDVAKEAIEQASLVVGEINTAMPFTYGDTFVSIDDFDLLVRSKREPVVYDLPEVTLTIDQVAANVASVIKDGDCLSFSFGPLFEALVPHLARKKDLGIHSLFFTDALAELVKSGAVTNARKSPFRGKSLVSYALGTRDLHSWLHRNPLVEFQGIDWVCSARFIANNPQFVALYEGRKVDLLGSVAFPLLGAVITGPGEAIDFFRGAEASTDGTTIIALPSRDEKGKPNILLSLQKYGNQLRMRESVHMIITEYGVANLKWRSLRERAQALIDIAHPDDRQALITQARDRKLIYANQIFLPESVHLYPAHIEETKTFKGDVSIRFRAMKPSDEEMMRRFFYRCSKEMIFYRFFYSVKTMDHDKMQAYVNLDYKKEFSIVGLHEEKGNQKIIAEARMVREERTFCGEVAFLIDERFQGIGVGSYLLSRLIEQAKDLGFKGIIAQVLADNQPMIKVFEKSGLPMESNLNSGIYYVKLNFKS; encoded by the coding sequence ATGGCGGATTCAAATCATTTCAGCTGGGACGAGCGGCTGATTTCACCCAGAAATGTATTGAATCATATCAAACCCGGAATGACGATTTTCATCGGCACGGGACCGGCAGCCCCCAGGACCCTGATCAAAACCCTGCTGGATGTGGACAGCCACAATATCCGGGACCTGGAGCTGGTGCAGCTGGCCGTGCTCGGGGACACGGTTTTGTCCGTGGACCGGCTCAATGCCCCCAACCACCGGCTGACCACTTTTTTTTCCGGGTATGTGGCCTGGGACACGATTTCTTCCGGCCAGGTGGACCTGATTCCGGCGTTTTATTCCGAGATCCCCCGGGTCATCAAGTCCGGCAAGCTGGATATCGATGTGGCCATCATCCAGATCACCCCGCCGGACGACAACGGATACTGCAGCTTAGGCGTTGCCGTGGATGTGGCAAAAGAAGCCATCGAGCAGGCGTCTCTGGTGGTGGGGGAGATCAACACGGCCATGCCGTTCACATATGGGGATACGTTTGTATCCATTGATGATTTTGATCTGCTGGTGCGGTCCAAGCGGGAGCCTGTGGTGTATGACCTGCCGGAAGTGACCTTGACCATCGATCAGGTGGCCGCCAATGTGGCGTCCGTGATCAAGGACGGGGACTGCTTGAGTTTTTCATTCGGTCCGTTGTTCGAAGCCCTGGTGCCGCATCTGGCCCGGAAAAAAGACTTAGGCATCCATTCTCTTTTTTTTACCGATGCCCTGGCAGAACTGGTGAAATCCGGGGCTGTGACCAATGCCCGGAAATCGCCTTTCCGGGGGAAATCTTTGGTCTCCTATGCCCTGGGCACCAGGGATCTGCATTCCTGGCTGCACAGAAACCCGCTGGTGGAATTTCAGGGGATCGACTGGGTGTGCAGCGCCCGGTTCATTGCCAACAATCCCCAGTTCGTGGCATTGTATGAAGGACGGAAAGTGGACCTTTTAGGCAGTGTGGCGTTTCCGCTCTTAGGGGCCGTGATCACCGGACCCGGGGAAGCCATCGATTTTTTCCGGGGCGCGGAAGCGTCCACGGACGGCACCACCATCATTGCGTTGCCCAGCCGGGATGAAAAAGGCAAGCCCAATATTCTGCTCAGTCTCCAGAAATACGGCAACCAGCTGCGCATGAGGGAATCCGTGCATATGATCATCACGGAATACGGGGTGGCCAACCTGAAATGGCGGAGTCTTCGGGAGCGGGCCCAGGCATTGATCGACATTGCCCATCCCGATGACCGCCAGGCGTTGATCACCCAGGCCAGAGACCGAAAACTCATCTATGCCAACCAGATTTTTCTGCCGGAATCCGTTCATTTGTACCCGGCCCATATTGAAGAGACCAAAACCTTTAAAGGGGACGTTTCCATCCGTTTCCGGGCCATGAAACCCTCGGATGAAGAGATGATGCGCCGGTTTTTCTACCGGTGTTCCAAAGAGATGATTTTCTACCGGTTTTTTTATTCCGTGAAAACCATGGACCATGACAAGATGCAGGCCTATGTGAACCTGGATTACAAAAAGGAATTTTCCATTGTGGGGCTGCATGAGGAAAAAGGGAATCAGAAGATTATTGCCGAAGCCCGGATGGTCAGAGAGGAGCGGACATTCTGCGGTGAGGTGGCGTTTCTCATTGACGAGCGGTTCCAGGGCATCGGGGTGGGGTCTTATCTGCTGTCCCGGTTGATTGAACAGGCAAAGGACTTGGGGTTCAAGGGCATCATCGCCCAGGTGCTGGCAGACAATCAGCCCATGATCAAGGTATTTGAAAAATCAGGTCTTCCCATGGAATCAAATCTGAACTCCGGGATTTATTATGTGAAACTCAATTTCAAATCCTGA
- a CDS encoding Na/Pi cotransporter family protein, with protein MQFLGILIHTLGGLGMFILGMKMMTEGLQATAGQKIRRILEAMSANRFMGCATGAGVAALIQSSSATTVMLIGFATAGIMTLQQAVGVVIGANIGTTITGQMIAFKLTEAALPAIAIGVGLKYFSKKRKFRYIGDIVLGFGLLFFGMMVMKDGLSPIKSDPQFVAFFTLFNTESVMGLLLCVLMGAVLTVAVQSSSATVGLTMTLAGSGLLDYSTALGLVLGENIGTTITAQLATLGSNNVEAHRTANAHTIFNTVGVGIILLTFPWFVDIVELLTLKMGAGAVTHTVNGEFVNVARYIANGHTFFNVLNALIFLIFLPRLVQLTIWVSPKPRKSRERYGLPEFDSGFIDSPIGALARVKGEIIRITEFTHTNLKKLARCLQTRDDDVLGEREPVEEFLDDSQKVIISYLTTIYQGEVNEPEAKEISEMMRITNNIERLGDSMENVSKILERIYDNGIEFSDQAKKDLTDISDKVIEFLGMIVDEMREKSDGFYQRALACEDMVDQMREQMRYHHIDRLRCAECSVDAGVLFIALVSNYEKMGNYCFNIATGVDRII; from the coding sequence TTGCAGTTTTTAGGAATTCTGATCCACACCCTTGGCGGACTGGGCATGTTCATTCTGGGCATGAAAATGATGACCGAAGGGCTCCAGGCAACGGCCGGCCAGAAGATCCGGCGGATTCTGGAAGCCATGTCCGCCAACCGGTTCATGGGGTGTGCCACGGGCGCGGGTGTGGCCGCACTCATTCAATCCTCTTCCGCCACCACCGTGATGCTCATCGGATTTGCCACGGCCGGCATCATGACCTTGCAGCAGGCCGTGGGAGTGGTCATCGGCGCCAATATCGGCACCACCATCACGGGCCAGATGATCGCGTTCAAACTGACGGAGGCCGCTCTTCCGGCCATTGCCATCGGCGTGGGCCTGAAATATTTTTCCAAAAAACGAAAATTCCGGTATATCGGGGATATTGTCTTAGGGTTCGGGCTGTTGTTTTTCGGCATGATGGTGATGAAAGACGGGTTGTCCCCCATTAAATCCGATCCCCAGTTTGTGGCGTTTTTTACCCTGTTCAACACGGAATCCGTCATGGGGCTGCTGTTGTGCGTTCTCATGGGCGCCGTGCTCACGGTGGCCGTGCAGTCGTCTTCCGCCACCGTGGGGCTGACCATGACCCTGGCCGGGTCCGGGCTTCTGGACTATTCCACGGCCTTAGGGCTGGTTCTGGGAGAAAACATCGGCACCACCATCACGGCCCAGCTGGCCACCCTTGGATCCAACAATGTGGAAGCCCACCGCACGGCCAACGCCCATACCATCTTCAACACGGTGGGCGTGGGCATTATCCTGCTGACCTTTCCCTGGTTTGTCGACATTGTGGAACTGCTCACGCTCAAAATGGGGGCCGGGGCCGTCACCCACACCGTGAACGGGGAATTTGTGAATGTGGCCCGGTATATCGCCAATGGACACACGTTTTTCAATGTCCTGAATGCCTTGATTTTCCTGATCTTTTTACCCCGGCTGGTGCAGCTCACCATCTGGGTCTCCCCCAAACCCCGAAAATCCAGAGAACGGTACGGGCTGCCGGAATTTGATTCCGGGTTCATCGATTCGCCCATCGGGGCCCTGGCCCGGGTCAAGGGGGAAATCATCCGGATTACGGAATTTACCCACACAAACTTGAAAAAACTGGCCCGTTGCCTGCAAACCCGGGACGACGATGTCTTAGGAGAAAGGGAGCCTGTGGAAGAATTTCTGGATGACAGCCAGAAGGTGATCATTTCCTATCTGACCACCATTTATCAGGGGGAAGTAAACGAGCCGGAAGCCAAAGAAATTTCGGAAATGATGCGGATCACCAACAATATCGAACGACTCGGGGATTCCATGGAAAATGTGTCCAAAATCCTGGAACGCATCTATGACAACGGCATCGAGTTCAGTGACCAGGCCAAAAAAGATCTGACCGACATTTCCGACAAAGTCATTGAATTTTTAGGCATGATTGTGGATGAAATGCGGGAAAAATCAGACGGTTTCTATCAAAGAGCCCTGGCCTGCGAAGACATGGTCGACCAGATGAGAGAACAGATGCGCTACCACCACATCGACCGGCTGAGATGCGCAGAATGCTCCGTGGATGCCGGGGTCCTGTTCATCGCCCTGGTGTCCAACTATGAAAAAATGGGGAATTACTGCTTCAACATCGCCACGGGTGTAGACCGGATTATCTGA
- a CDS encoding rubrerythrin family protein yields MTTQENLAAAFAGESQANRKYLAFAKKADKDGLPQLAKLFRATAEAETIHAHAHLKAMDGIKSSEENLKTAIEGEAHEFKEMYPAFLEQARKDKNQKAEFAFAYALAVEEIHHGLYEKALAAVAAGKDLPDADIYVCPVCGNTVEGQVPDSCPVCSVPGKNFTKIE; encoded by the coding sequence ATGACCACCCAGGAAAATCTGGCGGCCGCGTTTGCCGGCGAGAGCCAGGCCAATCGAAAATATCTGGCCTTTGCCAAAAAAGCGGACAAAGACGGCCTGCCCCAGCTGGCCAAACTGTTCCGGGCCACGGCAGAAGCGGAAACCATCCATGCCCATGCCCATTTGAAAGCCATGGACGGCATCAAAAGCTCTGAAGAAAATCTGAAGACCGCCATTGAAGGGGAAGCCCACGAATTCAAGGAGATGTATCCAGCGTTTCTGGAACAGGCCAGAAAAGACAAGAACCAGAAAGCGGAATTTGCCTTTGCCTATGCATTGGCCGTGGAAGAGATCCACCACGGGCTGTATGAAAAAGCCCTGGCAGCCGTGGCAGCGGGCAAGGACCTGCCGGATGCGGATATTTATGTGTGCCCGGTCTGCGGCAATACCGTGGAAGGACAGGTGCCGGACAGTTGTCCGGTGTGCAGTGTTCCCGGCAAGAATTTCACGAAAATCGAATAA
- a CDS encoding DUF2889 domain-containing protein: protein MTFQETADLEKIHNRNLDISSYVVDDAHILIAGELQERNLVTVFERSGETIDPHVFHRMQIQLLIKTSELKIVDLHVKIPDAPHDEICREMETSLEGIKGLVIAPGFTAKVKKIAGGTQGCVHLTTLLLSMAPAALQGYWIFEARDRNRVLEASFEIEQYLIDTCWAWRKQGPLAKAVMNQLNQG from the coding sequence ATGACATTTCAGGAAACTGCGGATCTGGAGAAAATCCATAACCGGAATCTGGATATTTCCAGTTATGTGGTGGATGATGCGCATATATTGATTGCAGGGGAACTTCAGGAAAGAAACCTGGTAACGGTTTTTGAAAGATCCGGGGAAACCATTGACCCTCACGTGTTTCACCGCATGCAGATCCAGCTGCTCATCAAAACATCTGAGCTGAAAATCGTGGATCTTCATGTGAAGATTCCGGATGCGCCCCATGATGAGATTTGCCGGGAAATGGAAACCAGCCTGGAAGGGATCAAAGGGCTGGTGATCGCACCGGGTTTTACGGCCAAAGTGAAAAAAATTGCCGGTGGCACCCAGGGATGCGTTCATCTCACCACGTTGCTGCTGTCCATGGCACCGGCGGCACTCCAGGGGTATTGGATATTTGAAGCCCGGGATAGAAACCGGGTCCTTGAGGCATCTTTTGAAATCGAACAATATCTGATCGACACGTGCTGGGCATGGCGGAAACAGGGGCCGCTGGCCAAAGCCGTGATGAATCAACTCAATCAGGGGTGA
- a CDS encoding abortive infection system antitoxin AbiGi family protein produces the protein MSGSPDIVPGTVSKILWHFTGGPTWNDKTKKQNTSPKPSKNAYRNLNSILESRKLRVGTYKETVKVIIPKRRRFDLKTRQTIIEENVPVVITSSSVCCLSDIPAPHLRYHAYRYGKFAIGFYRDAIIKHGFNPVLYTLTDTSIVRSIYEGFSSFDFADPFQIKMSIDTINSAIDDAESEFENLNLSVSSEISDIEMEADKIESSIDDAKESLKKLVAFIKTFEKDEFSSIYCEREWRSTQQYNFDVKDVAMIVIPKVVSNTYYFNDFVDNVASMLSLPRRIPIVPWEDLIEH, from the coding sequence ATGTCTGGTTCTCCTGATATCGTTCCCGGAACAGTCTCAAAAATATTGTGGCATTTTACGGGTGGTCCGACCTGGAATGACAAGACAAAGAAACAGAATACTTCTCCTAAACCTTCAAAAAATGCATACAGAAATTTGAATTCAATATTAGAATCAAGGAAATTACGTGTTGGTACTTACAAGGAAACCGTAAAAGTAATCATTCCAAAACGCCGAAGATTCGATTTAAAAACAAGGCAAACGATAATTGAGGAAAATGTACCCGTTGTAATTACATCATCCTCAGTATGTTGCCTTTCAGATATCCCCGCACCGCATTTGCGTTATCATGCCTATAGGTATGGGAAATTTGCTATCGGCTTTTATCGTGATGCTATTATTAAACACGGATTTAATCCTGTGCTTTACACGTTGACCGACACCTCTATTGTAAGATCAATATATGAAGGATTTTCATCTTTTGATTTTGCTGATCCCTTTCAAATAAAAATGTCTATAGATACAATAAATTCTGCAATTGATGACGCGGAATCAGAATTTGAAAATCTTAACCTATCTGTTTCATCTGAAATCTCGGATATTGAAATGGAGGCAGATAAGATAGAATCATCGATTGATGATGCAAAAGAAAGCCTAAAGAAACTTGTTGCATTCATCAAAACATTTGAAAAGGATGAATTTTCGTCTATTTATTGTGAACGCGAATGGCGTTCCACTCAACAGTATAATTTTGACGTCAAAGATGTCGCGATGATTGTCATTCCAAAAGTGGTATCAAACACATATTATTTCAATGATTTTGTAGATAATGTGGCCAGTATGTTAAGTCTACCACGTAGAATTCCAATTGTTCCATGGGAGGATTTGATTGAACATTAA
- a CDS encoding ParA family protein — translation MKIISVFNNKGGVGKSTLSFHLAHALAEKGIKTLMVDLDPQSNLWLAGNPDFEIFRGTCLTKFSIVGPPAITNRGKCFHDSRFLTTFPFFGHTCSV, via the coding sequence ATGAAAATAATTTCCGTTTTTAACAATAAAGGAGGGGTTGGCAAATCAACCTTAAGTTTCCATTTAGCCCATGCATTAGCAGAGAAAGGTATCAAAACCCTCATGGTTGATTTAGATCCACAGTCTAATTTGTGGCTGGCCGGAAACCCCGATTTTGAGATTTTCCGGGGCACATGCCTGACAAAATTTTCAATTGTTGGTCCTCCTGCTATCACAAACCGGGGAAAGTGCTTTCATGATAGTCGTTTTTTGACGACTTTCCCATTTTTCGGGCACACCTGTAGTGTTTGA
- a CDS encoding ParA family protein: protein MWFEEEPFIEDFQNALSDAGITFKKFIETPRSIHCLLKPIEDGVFESFSIGKTYQTKDNLGLIPGRLSLHSYEDAIAKSWSDAFMGKPPALRIITSIRNICLEAEKNFGYKMAIIDTSPSLGMLNRVIISTSTGFFVPCMPDMFSTFGITNIGQALKNWKNQFNTMYSLLSDRKRDYFPKDFVKFLGFTIYNARKYTGQNDLNLAAAHYSYVKQLPNVINRYIPKECYEQLKDVVVAEPIGGQAVMHSHNTLPSMAQKYRVPMWEVPNLENLLPEDVGTISGNRKLYYEKRDLYHSFADDLLARIEAVEG from the coding sequence ATGTGGTTTGAAGAAGAGCCGTTTATCGAAGACTTTCAAAATGCACTTAGTGATGCTGGAATTACATTTAAAAAATTTATTGAAACCCCCCGATCGATTCATTGCTTGTTGAAACCGATTGAAGATGGAGTTTTTGAATCATTTTCAATCGGGAAAACATACCAAACCAAAGACAATTTAGGACTAATCCCAGGTAGATTAAGTTTGCATTCCTATGAAGATGCAATCGCCAAATCTTGGAGTGACGCTTTTATGGGTAAACCTCCAGCACTAAGAATAATAACAAGTATAAGAAATATCTGTCTAGAAGCAGAAAAAAATTTTGGCTACAAGATGGCAATTATAGATACTTCTCCAAGCTTGGGCATGTTAAATCGTGTAATAATCTCAACTTCGACAGGTTTTTTTGTCCCCTGTATGCCAGATATGTTTTCTACATTTGGTATTACAAATATCGGTCAAGCACTTAAAAATTGGAAGAATCAATTCAATACTATGTACAGCCTGTTATCAGACAGGAAAAGAGATTATTTCCCGAAAGATTTTGTTAAATTTCTAGGATTTACTATTTACAATGCAAGAAAATATACAGGACAAAATGATCTAAACCTAGCAGCAGCTCATTATTCGTATGTAAAGCAACTCCCCAATGTAATAAATCGATACATACCTAAGGAATGTTATGAGCAATTAAAAGATGTTGTTGTCGCTGAACCAATCGGTGGGCAAGCTGTAATGCATTCTCATAATACTCTTCCATCCATGGCTCAGAAATATAGAGTCCCCATGTGGGAAGTTCCTAATCTCGAGAATTTACTGCCTGAAGATGTCGGTACTATATCAGGTAATAGAAAATTGTATTACGAAAAACGAGATTTATATCATTCTTTCGCTGATGATCTCTTGGCGAGAATTGAAGCAGTGGAGGGATGA
- a CDS encoding RelA/SpoT domain-containing protein, whose translation MSNELKEKYAELLILYDKNFDSIELFHKTVRYFFEARSLKGVVHSIRHRLKDTDHLLEKIDRKNSEDHEKPEEERIGEINKDNLFERITDIAGVRVLHLYLTQFEKIHRAIMQKVEEGDFVLFEDPKAYTWDPDSIKFFNSLDINTEQKDSFYTSIHYVLKPNTKSKITCEIQVRTLLEEVWGEVDHTMNYPTAITDEQCREQIRVLARLVSAGSHLADSIMKRYGKLP comes from the coding sequence ATGAGCAACGAATTGAAAGAAAAATACGCCGAACTCCTTATTTTGTATGATAAAAATTTCGATTCCATTGAACTGTTCCACAAAACCGTCAGGTATTTTTTTGAAGCCCGATCATTAAAAGGAGTTGTTCATTCAATTAGGCATCGTTTAAAGGATACCGACCACCTATTAGAAAAAATTGATCGAAAGAACAGTGAAGATCATGAAAAACCTGAAGAAGAACGTATTGGTGAAATAAATAAGGATAATTTGTTCGAGAGGATTACTGATATCGCTGGTGTTAGGGTTCTTCACCTTTATCTTACACAATTTGAAAAAATTCATAGAGCTATAATGCAAAAAGTCGAAGAAGGAGATTTTGTATTGTTTGAAGATCCAAAGGCTTATACATGGGACCCTGATTCAATTAAATTTTTTAATTCTCTCGACATAAATACTGAACAAAAAGACAGTTTCTACACCAGCATACACTATGTTCTGAAACCTAACACAAAAAGTAAAATTACATGTGAGATTCAAGTCAGAACACTACTTGAAGAGGTTTGGGGGGAAGTTGATCATACGATGAATTATCCAACAGCAATTACAGATGAACAATGTAGGGAACAAATCAGAGTGCTCGCGCGGCTTGTTAGCGCTGGAAGTCATCTGGCAGATTCAATTATGAAAAGGTATGGTAAATTGCCTTAA
- a CDS encoding AbrB/MazE/SpoVT family DNA-binding domain-containing protein: MRVTTKGQVTIPIHIREKLGITPDTEIDFLQEGNRVFLVKRKGTARATRKFKKLRGIATVKMTTDEIMALTRDDL; this comes from the coding sequence ATGAGAGTGACGACAAAAGGGCAGGTTACGATACCCATTCACATACGGGAAAAATTAGGGATAACCCCAGACACGGAGATTGATTTTTTACAGGAGGGAAACCGGGTCTTTTTGGTCAAGCGAAAAGGAACCGCCCGTGCCACCCGCAAGTTTAAAAAACTTCGGGGTATTGCGACGGTCAAAATGACCACAGACGAAATTATGGCACTCACAAGAGATGATTTATGA